One Watersipora subatra chromosome 4, tzWatSuba1.1, whole genome shotgun sequence genomic window carries:
- the LOC137395280 gene encoding transmembrane protein 237-like, which yields MTQTQRRKKKPQNVDGSLPSLQHGLSPTESGRDDLSQSNATLNGSSKPRKKRKRKPAATAPSPGTIDSLGINLADIQDDIIDEATDVESDNAAQPPHRKHMKSQPIGKLYIEQSRGFKSADKKVIDDLYLEEQRKKENMEDEEAAYPTKLSSIGFALISIQVIKTFAHFCMGILAGLATWQTFYAFSLSTIEDTEPFLKVYQFMSIPINCVFYILIVFCTVATFDRYDVSKVTKPCLLKACTLQSGAVTALLYTTALCINVSMAPIDDRLGPRTNGTTDSIREFTKDEEVKELNTWRILSLVRTLLVGLAWFIIALRPSTDRLTKNIGESELNWDGKEIS from the exons ATGACACAAACTCAAAGAAGGAAGAAAAAACCTCAAAATGTTGATGGTTCTTTACCATCTTTACAACATGGACTCAGCCCGACAGAAAGTGGTAGAGATGAC CTTTCACAGTCTAATGCAACATTAAATGGCTCATCAAAACCACGAAAGAAACGCAAAAG AAAACCTGCTGCCACCGCACCATCTCCTGGCACCATAGACAGTCTCGGTATAAACTTGGCAGACATCCAAGATGATATTATTGATGAAGCTACTGATGTGGAATCTGACAACGCAGCTCAACCTCCGCACAGAAAGCACATGAAGAGCCAACCTATTGGCAAGCTCTACATCGAACAATCCC GCGGATTCAAATCGGCTGACAAAAAAGTTATTGATGACCTTTACTTGGAAGAGCAGCGGAAAAAAGAGAACATGGAGGATGAAGAGGCTGCTTACCCTACCAAACTCTCTTCCATTGGCTTTGCTCTCATCAGTATTCAGGTCATCAAGACATTTGCTCACTTTTGCATGG gtATTTTGGCAGGGTTGGCAACTTGGCAGACATTTTATGCCTTTTCTCTGAGCACAATAGAAGACACTGAGCCCTTCCTAAAGGTCTACCAATTTATGAGCATTCCCATCAACTGTGTCTTCTACATCCTCATCGTCTTCTGTACCGTTGCCACTTTTGACAG ATATGATGTATCCAAGGTGACAAAACCATGCCTACTCAAGGCCTGTACTTTGCagtcaggtgctgttacagcgCTGCTATACACAACAGCGCTTTGTATAAACGTGTCAATGGCTCCTATAGATGACAGACTAGGCCCAAGGACTAATGGTACTACAGACTCTATCCGTGAATTCACTAAGGAT GAGGAGGTCAAAGAACTCAACACATGGAGGATTCTCTCACTAGTCCGTACCTTGCTAGTAGGACTTGCATGGTTCATTATTGCCCTGCGGCCAAGCACTGACAGACTCACTAAGAACATCGGAGAGTCTGAGTTGAACTGGGATGGCAAGGAGATCTCATAG